The following proteins come from a genomic window of Corallococcus sp. NCRR:
- a CDS encoding LysR family transcriptional regulator, whose protein sequence is MDFPDLPFLRTFVTVYESRGVTEAAARLHRTQPTVSYQLRRLEETLGAPLFERRSARLVPTPLADRLFRFLGGFARDVQAVLQGDEEDRPLEIAAVSGFGRYVLFPLLRESESLHRTLTLRYPPAEEVFRQVLEGQVDVGFSFRSTVHPRLTLTPVYEEQLVLVAGRTWARRLRLQEHFQDVPLVTYDEGDYVVGRWLGHHFGRRHPHWFSTAHFEELEEVLEWVAQGHGVAVVPGFCIPKGRGLGVVSWGKPALTNMVHAVQRTQAPVRPVVAELLARLRDGRGGAS, encoded by the coding sequence ATGGACTTCCCAGACCTCCCCTTCCTGCGCACGTTCGTGACCGTCTACGAATCCCGGGGCGTGACGGAGGCCGCGGCGCGCCTGCACCGCACCCAGCCCACGGTGAGCTACCAACTGCGCCGGCTGGAGGAGACGCTCGGCGCGCCCCTCTTCGAACGCCGGTCCGCGCGGCTCGTGCCCACGCCGCTGGCGGACCGGCTCTTCCGGTTCCTCGGAGGCTTCGCCCGGGACGTGCAGGCGGTGTTGCAGGGGGACGAAGAGGACCGCCCGCTGGAGATCGCCGCGGTGTCTGGCTTTGGCCGCTACGTGCTCTTCCCGCTGCTGCGAGAGTCAGAGTCACTTCACCGGACGCTGACGCTGCGCTACCCGCCCGCGGAGGAGGTCTTCCGCCAGGTGTTGGAGGGCCAGGTGGACGTGGGCTTCTCCTTCCGGAGCACGGTGCATCCCCGGCTCACGCTGACGCCTGTCTATGAGGAGCAGCTCGTGCTCGTCGCGGGACGGACCTGGGCCCGGCGCCTGCGCTTGCAGGAGCACTTCCAGGACGTACCGCTGGTGACCTACGACGAGGGGGACTACGTGGTGGGCCGGTGGCTGGGCCACCACTTCGGCCGGCGCCATCCCCACTGGTTCAGCACCGCGCACTTCGAGGAGCTGGAGGAGGTGCTGGAGTGGGTGGCGCAGGGGCACGGCGTCGCGGTCGTGCCTGGCTTCTGCATCCCGAAGGGGCGGGGGCTGGGCGTGGTCAGCTGGGGCAAGCCCGCGCTGACCAACATGGTGCATGCCGTGCAACGCACCCAGGCCCCCGTGCGGCCCGTCGTCGCGGAGCTGCTGGCGCGGCTGCGCGACGGACGTGGAGGCGCTTCCTGA
- a CDS encoding nuclear transport factor 2 family protein, translating to MLDAKIEAHASYSHALLHQSHTPGCLYYRVNVDGVPFAWGTLSEAAARYAANEEAGIQDRESPWNILKVEVRGNVAAAKLEVRVGGVRFIDHLLLVRTGGQWRISAAAWGNPAHGGD from the coding sequence GTGTTGGACGCGAAGATCGAAGCGCACGCGAGTTACAGCCACGCGCTGTTGCATCAATCCCATACACCGGGCTGTCTCTATTACCGCGTGAACGTCGACGGCGTGCCCTTCGCGTGGGGGACGCTGTCGGAGGCCGCGGCCCGCTACGCGGCGAACGAGGAGGCGGGCATCCAGGACCGGGAGAGCCCCTGGAACATCCTGAAGGTGGAGGTCCGGGGGAACGTGGCCGCCGCGAAGCTGGAGGTCCGCGTGGGAGGCGTGCGCTTCATCGACCACCTGCTGCTGGTGCGGACCGGAGGGCAGTGGCGCATCTCCGCCGCGGCCTGGGGCAATCCCGCTCATGGGGGAGATTGA
- a CDS encoding DUF4214 domain-containing protein, whose protein sequence is MFARIHSRLFQLIFAAAMAFMVPWAAHAAPASTVQSAYENGFGRAPDPGELYYWGGRVAEGSANYDTIIAAIKASFPNHLVNQDLAISNAYARGFGRAPEQWERDNWRSGLQGGGLIYNDILNAIRGSFPNHPEVQELAIYAAYKQGFGRSPFEWEVAGWMNGLQGGTLIYNDILNAIRSSFPNHLENQDIAITAAYFDGFGREPFPSERDGWRYGLQYGGLIYQDIMNAIRSSYPNHTLNQDTAINAVYQKMFWRAPDAGEISYWRGRLNGGAMTFEDMRIEIARTLSVPQLIEVQLRYSLSTPFNKPYSDQWRRAFTGTDSANNQILGATYSFMKALLGRTKDKAYAKTLANGAVTCFSAITQYNSPLVTQYLNHQISFEQWQTLTYGFAIKTIAEWMAAHPPPGQPWMYTITANGQTPIFLVNATGMSGNQTLVPNLADFIRIADLYVNDQLKIAANTAAFEATNLVGTANESFFFDMGSLDYDINDMDFYY, encoded by the coding sequence ATGTTCGCCCGGATTCACTCGCGTCTCTTTCAGCTCATCTTCGCAGCAGCCATGGCCTTCATGGTTCCGTGGGCCGCCCACGCGGCCCCGGCGAGCACCGTCCAGAGTGCTTATGAGAATGGCTTTGGCAGGGCTCCAGACCCAGGCGAGCTCTATTACTGGGGTGGCCGTGTCGCGGAGGGGTCCGCGAACTACGACACGATCATCGCCGCCATCAAGGCTTCGTTCCCGAACCACCTGGTCAACCAGGACCTGGCGATCTCCAACGCCTACGCCCGGGGCTTTGGACGTGCGCCCGAACAGTGGGAGAGGGACAACTGGCGCAGCGGTCTTCAGGGTGGCGGATTGATCTACAACGACATCCTCAACGCCATCCGAGGCTCCTTCCCGAACCACCCCGAGGTTCAAGAGCTGGCGATCTACGCCGCGTACAAGCAGGGGTTCGGGCGTTCCCCGTTTGAGTGGGAAGTGGCCGGTTGGATGAACGGCCTTCAGGGCGGAACGCTCATCTACAACGACATCCTCAACGCGATCCGCTCCAGCTTCCCCAATCACCTGGAGAATCAGGACATCGCGATCACGGCCGCGTACTTCGATGGCTTCGGCCGGGAACCCTTTCCGTCCGAGCGGGATGGCTGGCGCTACGGGTTGCAGTACGGCGGGTTGATCTACCAGGACATCATGAACGCGATCCGGTCCAGCTATCCGAACCACACGCTGAATCAGGACACGGCGATCAACGCGGTCTACCAGAAGATGTTCTGGAGGGCCCCCGACGCGGGCGAAATCTCCTACTGGCGCGGGCGGCTGAATGGCGGCGCGATGACCTTCGAGGACATGCGCATCGAGATCGCACGCACGCTCAGCGTCCCGCAGTTGATCGAGGTGCAGCTCCGGTACTCGCTGTCGACCCCCTTCAACAAGCCGTACTCCGACCAGTGGAGGCGGGCCTTCACCGGGACGGACTCTGCGAACAACCAGATCCTGGGCGCGACCTATTCATTCATGAAGGCCCTGCTGGGACGCACGAAGGACAAGGCCTATGCCAAGACGCTCGCGAACGGCGCGGTCACGTGTTTCAGCGCAATCACCCAGTACAATTCACCACTGGTCACCCAGTATCTCAACCATCAGATCTCGTTCGAGCAGTGGCAGACGCTGACCTACGGCTTCGCCATCAAGACGATCGCGGAGTGGATGGCGGCCCATCCGCCTCCTGGACAGCCGTGGATGTATACCATCACGGCCAATGGGCAGACACCGATCTTCCTTGTCAACGCAACAGGCATGTCCGGCAATCAGACGCTCGTCCCGAATCTGGCTGATTTCATTCGTATCGCGGACCTCTACGTCAATGACCAACTGAAGATCGCGGCGAACACGGCGGCGTTCGAGGCCACCAACCTCGTCGGGACCGCCAACGAGAGCTTCTTCTTCGACATGGGCTCGCTCGACTACGACATCAACGACATGGATTTCTATTACTGA
- a CDS encoding type II toxin-antitoxin system PemK/MazF family toxin, translating to MGTGTKTIRRGELYWCEPEEARGTVPAIAHPHLVIQDDVFNRSRIHTVIVCALTSNLRKANEPGNVLLEVGEGDLAKQSVVVVSQVSSVEKSRLGERIGALSDARVEQVLAGLRFQQASFFRDPDI from the coding sequence ATGGGCACGGGGACGAAGACGATTCGCCGGGGCGAACTGTACTGGTGCGAGCCGGAGGAGGCCCGGGGCACCGTGCCGGCCATCGCCCACCCACACCTCGTCATCCAGGACGACGTCTTCAACCGCTCCCGCATCCACACCGTCATCGTCTGCGCGCTCACCTCCAATCTCAGGAAGGCGAACGAGCCCGGCAACGTGCTGCTCGAAGTGGGGGAGGGCGACCTGGCGAAGCAGAGCGTCGTGGTCGTGTCGCAGGTGTCCTCGGTGGAGAAGTCGCGGCTCGGCGAGCGCATCGGAGCGCTCTCCGACGCACGGGTCGAACAGGTCCTCGCGGGCCTGCGCTTCCAGCAGGCGTCCTTCTTCCGCGACCCGGATATTTGA
- a CDS encoding CPBP family intramembrane glutamic endopeptidase, protein MKAVFRDGEGHLRNGWKGAGFLVVSAVLAGILMWLQTLLPAAVRPFVPNPFFGFLGVLLVSLDFLYLEKQPVTLTSLGMSVDRRAGRDLGVGAFGGVALVGLVALLGWVAGGYHLERAANVQVTAVVKLAWVMLGVGLFEEALFHGYLFQRAIRGLGTRWAQVVISLLFCLAHPFTPEMDVPTRVVAMITTFMAGWMLGLCYLRTRHLALPVGVHLGWNWFLGTMGFGVSGKEAHGWWTPVFQDRPEWLTGGAYGLEASIFSVVILAVAIMALTRWKGSAAPEPESRPRPDEAPALDGQALTPPR, encoded by the coding sequence ATGAAGGCCGTGTTCCGGGATGGCGAAGGGCACTTACGCAATGGGTGGAAGGGCGCCGGCTTCCTCGTGGTGTCCGCCGTCCTGGCAGGCATCCTGATGTGGCTCCAGACGCTGCTGCCCGCGGCAGTCCGGCCCTTCGTGCCGAACCCCTTCTTCGGCTTCCTGGGCGTACTGCTCGTGAGCCTCGACTTCCTGTATCTGGAAAAGCAGCCCGTGACGTTGACGTCGCTCGGCATGTCGGTGGACCGGCGCGCGGGCCGTGACCTGGGCGTGGGGGCGTTTGGGGGAGTGGCCCTGGTGGGGCTCGTGGCCCTGCTCGGCTGGGTGGCCGGTGGCTACCACCTGGAGCGCGCCGCGAACGTCCAGGTGACCGCGGTCGTGAAGCTGGCCTGGGTGATGCTGGGCGTGGGCCTCTTCGAGGAGGCGCTGTTCCACGGCTACCTCTTTCAGCGCGCCATCCGGGGCCTGGGCACGCGCTGGGCGCAGGTTGTCATCTCCCTCCTCTTCTGCCTGGCCCACCCCTTCACTCCGGAAATGGATGTCCCCACGCGCGTCGTGGCGATGATCACGACCTTCATGGCGGGCTGGATGCTGGGCCTGTGCTACCTGCGCACGCGGCACCTGGCGCTGCCGGTCGGCGTGCACCTGGGGTGGAACTGGTTCCTGGGCACGATGGGCTTCGGCGTGAGCGGCAAGGAAGCCCACGGCTGGTGGACGCCCGTCTTCCAGGACCGCCCCGAGTGGCTCACGGGCGGCGCCTATGGCCTGGAGGCGTCCATCTTCAGCGTCGTCATCCTGGCCGTGGCAATCATGGCCCTGACGCGCTGGAAGGGTTCCGCCGCGCCGGAGCCGGAGTCACGGCCCCGCCCCGACGAGGCTCCGGCGCTCGACGGGCAGGCGCTCACTCCTCCACGCTGA
- a CDS encoding LysR family transcriptional regulator, with amino-acid sequence MENKLPAWDDLRVLLEVHRGGSFLAAGLTLGLSTSTVARRIGALEKDLGRALVHRTSQGAWLEKEALELIALADHFEQSLRAHRRDGGGGSPYAGRIRISLPDGFLTGAAEAATRFRRLHPETRIEVISELRFVDLSSREADIGVRGGRSSSPVLVDKPLGEVVSGLYASEDYLSRSLPKRFLGADDYRGQDFVVEDETPRGQGPSQWLIQRGASRFPFRSNSMEARLHAAKGGGGLVMLGIGAETQHPELRRVRLETPLPSLRFYLTMHKDLRKVPRIREFAKTFEAVFAEYLAAQAEAEVKRPRTRMR; translated from the coding sequence ATGGAAAACAAACTGCCTGCCTGGGATGACCTCCGCGTCCTGCTCGAAGTCCACCGAGGCGGCAGCTTCCTCGCGGCGGGGCTCACGCTGGGCCTGTCGACGTCCACGGTGGCGCGCCGCATCGGGGCGCTGGAGAAGGACCTGGGGCGCGCGCTGGTCCACCGCACCTCACAGGGCGCGTGGCTGGAGAAGGAAGCGCTGGAGCTCATCGCGCTGGCGGATCACTTCGAGCAGTCCCTGCGCGCGCACCGGCGCGATGGCGGTGGAGGCTCACCCTACGCGGGCAGGATTCGCATCTCCCTCCCGGACGGCTTCCTCACGGGCGCGGCGGAGGCGGCGACCCGCTTCCGGCGGCTGCATCCGGAGACGCGGATTGAAGTGATTTCGGAGCTGCGGTTCGTGGACCTGTCCTCGCGCGAGGCGGACATTGGCGTACGGGGTGGCCGGTCCTCCTCTCCGGTGCTCGTCGACAAGCCATTGGGTGAGGTCGTGAGCGGCCTCTACGCGAGCGAGGACTACCTCTCGCGCTCGCTCCCCAAGCGCTTCCTGGGCGCTGACGACTACCGCGGGCAGGACTTCGTCGTGGAGGACGAGACGCCTCGCGGGCAGGGCCCCTCGCAGTGGTTGATCCAGCGGGGCGCGTCCCGTTTCCCCTTCCGCTCCAACTCGATGGAGGCGCGGCTGCACGCGGCGAAGGGGGGAGGGGGGCTGGTCATGCTTGGGATTGGCGCGGAGACGCAGCATCCGGAGCTGCGCCGGGTGCGACTGGAGACGCCGCTGCCGTCGCTCCGCTTCTACCTCACGATGCACAAGGACCTGCGCAAGGTCCCCCGCATCCGCGAGTTCGCGAAGACCTTCGAGGCCGTGTTCGCGGAGTACCTGGCCGCGCAGGCCGAAGCGGAGGTGAAGAGGCCACGAACCCGGATGCGCTAG
- a CDS encoding SDR family NAD(P)-dependent oxidoreductase, protein MKRFDFAGKTVLVTGASMGIGAEFARRLSRRGATVVLVARSKAKLEALAAALGNAHVIPLDLTAPGAPQRLLDAVRAKGLEVDVLVSNAGFGLHGGFDVLPLKDQLEQIDLNVHALVELTHVFLPTLERRQGGVIHVASMAAYQPTPYMAVYGATKAFVLSFSEALWAEYRERGVRVLALSPGATDTPFFERSGEGASPGKKARPEDVVEVGLEAFIAGRSSVVHGFGNRLAAFANRFFSRELSAKVIARMTRPKTPALPAT, encoded by the coding sequence ATGAAACGATTTGATTTCGCGGGCAAGACGGTGCTGGTGACGGGCGCATCCATGGGCATCGGCGCGGAGTTCGCCCGGCGCTTGTCCCGGCGGGGCGCCACGGTGGTGCTGGTGGCCCGAAGCAAGGCGAAGTTGGAGGCGCTCGCGGCGGCGCTGGGCAACGCGCACGTCATACCGCTGGACCTGACCGCTCCGGGTGCGCCCCAGCGGCTCCTTGATGCGGTGCGGGCGAAGGGGCTGGAGGTGGACGTCCTGGTGAGCAATGCGGGGTTCGGGCTCCACGGGGGCTTCGACGTGCTGCCCTTGAAGGACCAGTTGGAGCAGATCGACCTCAACGTCCATGCGCTCGTGGAGTTGACGCACGTCTTCCTGCCCACGCTGGAGCGGCGGCAGGGCGGCGTCATCCACGTGGCCTCCATGGCGGCGTACCAGCCGACGCCGTACATGGCGGTCTACGGCGCGACGAAGGCCTTCGTCCTGTCCTTCAGCGAAGCGCTCTGGGCGGAGTACCGCGAGCGCGGCGTGCGCGTGCTGGCTTTATCCCCGGGGGCCACGGACACGCCGTTCTTCGAGCGTTCGGGGGAGGGGGCTTCGCCTGGGAAGAAGGCGCGTCCGGAGGACGTGGTGGAGGTCGGCCTGGAGGCGTTCATCGCGGGGCGCTCGTCGGTGGTGCATGGCTTTGGCAACCGGCTCGCGGCGTTCGCCAACCGGTTCTTCTCCCGGGAGCTCAGCGCGAAGGTCATCGCGCGGATGACCCGGCCGAAGACGCCCGCGCTTCCGGCGACCTAG
- a CDS encoding CheR family methyltransferase gives MSGDAPWPPSALPPALSRSELEMFQHLVETEAGIHLSSAKNALVANRLSRRLRELGLTSYAAYHAFVTTRGNEAEKVRMLDSLCTHETSFFREPRHFELLREHVFPEWAAQAAQGRRPRSIRVWSAGCSTGEEPYSLAMELLEAFPKGSGWSLELVATDLSTWAVKRAEEGLWSLERARTIPQLLLRKYMLKGVRTQEGLMTAGPELRTCMRFARANLHAPATWPVGPFDIIFCRNVLIYFGAEARARVIQGLLSRLPETGYFFLGHAESLIGITAAARSVSANVYTPRPGPPFPSRE, from the coding sequence ATGAGCGGCGACGCGCCCTGGCCGCCGTCCGCGCTGCCCCCGGCGCTGTCGCGTTCGGAGCTGGAGATGTTCCAGCACCTGGTGGAGACGGAGGCTGGCATCCACCTGTCCTCCGCCAAGAACGCGCTGGTGGCGAACCGGCTGTCGCGGCGGCTGCGGGAGCTGGGGCTGACGTCGTACGCCGCGTACCACGCGTTTGTCACCACGCGGGGGAATGAGGCGGAGAAGGTGCGGATGCTGGACAGCCTCTGCACCCACGAGACGTCGTTCTTCCGCGAGCCCCGGCACTTCGAGCTGCTGCGCGAGCACGTCTTCCCGGAGTGGGCGGCCCAGGCGGCGCAGGGGCGGAGGCCCCGGAGCATCCGCGTCTGGAGCGCCGGGTGCTCCACCGGGGAGGAGCCGTACTCGCTGGCGATGGAGCTGCTGGAGGCGTTCCCCAAGGGCTCCGGGTGGAGCCTGGAGCTCGTCGCCACGGACCTGTCCACCTGGGCGGTGAAGCGCGCGGAGGAGGGCCTCTGGAGCCTGGAGCGGGCCCGGACCATTCCGCAGCTGCTCTTGCGCAAGTACATGTTGAAGGGCGTGCGCACCCAGGAGGGCCTGATGACGGCGGGCCCGGAGCTGCGGACCTGCATGCGCTTCGCCCGCGCGAACCTGCACGCGCCGGCCACCTGGCCGGTGGGGCCGTTCGACATCATCTTCTGCCGCAACGTGCTCATCTACTTCGGCGCGGAGGCGCGGGCGCGCGTCATCCAGGGGTTGCTGTCCCGACTGCCGGAGACAGGCTACTTCTTCCTGGGGCACGCGGAGAGCCTGATTGGCATCACCGCGGCGGCGCGCTCCGTGAGCGCCAACGTGTACACGCCGCGCCCGGGACCGCCGTTCCCGTCACGCGAGTAG
- a CDS encoding chemotaxis protein CheW: MSESTEPGAGRSSYLSFMLAGEEYAVGLLRVREIIEHRPVTRVPGMPAAVQGVINLRGSVVPVVDLAVKFGLPPRPITRWSCFVIVEVVLDGQPTVLGLLTDTVREVLELSPADIEPPPAFGTRVRLEFLRGMGRHNDAFILLLDLDRLLSLEELLKLTAAADEASAAPAPAPEAQGNG, translated from the coding sequence ATGAGTGAGTCCACCGAACCGGGCGCCGGCCGGTCCAGCTACCTGAGCTTCATGCTCGCGGGCGAGGAGTACGCCGTGGGCCTCCTGCGCGTGCGGGAGATCATCGAACACCGCCCCGTCACGCGCGTGCCGGGGATGCCCGCGGCCGTGCAGGGCGTCATCAACCTGCGCGGCAGCGTGGTGCCCGTCGTGGACCTGGCGGTGAAGTTCGGGCTGCCGCCCCGGCCCATCACCCGCTGGTCCTGCTTCGTCATCGTGGAGGTGGTGCTTGACGGCCAGCCGACGGTGCTGGGCCTGCTGACGGACACCGTGCGCGAGGTGCTGGAGCTGAGCCCCGCGGACATCGAACCGCCCCCGGCCTTCGGCACGCGCGTGCGGCTGGAGTTCCTGCGCGGGATGGGCCGCCACAACGACGCGTTCATCCTGCTGCTGGACCTGGACCGGCTCCTGTCGCTGGAGGAACTGCTCAAGCTGACGGCCGCCGCCGACGAGGCCTCGGCTGCACCGGCTCCGGCGCCGGAAGCACAGGGCAACGGGTGA
- a CDS encoding methyl-accepting chemotaxis protein codes for MFNNLSITAKLTLAFSAMVAIILALVVVVYTTIVKVSVTAEGDTESHKVLIAVRTLEGDMADLETGQRGFLITGDDKFLEPYNMARLSVSQSLDTIRQLTQSDHRQQERQQEIRDLLQQWISQHLEPLIAQRREVSAGRGDMAQLIAVEQSARGKQTADRIRMQLTKLGEDETALLQERTTRTAGMVVDLYDMIIMGGALGVVLAALLSYFLTRSIVHPLTEAVRVTAQVTAGDLTANIVARGTDETGRMMGSMREMIQRLSGVISEVRGAAGSLSSASLQVASAAQGLSQGTSSQAASVEETTASLEQLNVSIRQNSENSREMEQTAVKGARDAEESGRAVKETVEAMNAIAERISIVEEIAYQTNLLALNAAVEAARAGEHGRGFSVVATEVRKLAERSQKAAKEIGGLATSSVKVAERSGQLLTELVPAIRRTSELVQQVANASREQSIGVSQMNRAMTQVDQVTQRNASAAEELSSTAEEMATQAESLLQMMTFFRLMEGFSYNAPAMPRPQAPRPQMSPVRGLQAAAQGPLATSTNGALSRLQNGAEAPAPHDFQRF; via the coding sequence ATGTTCAACAACCTGAGCATCACGGCGAAGCTGACGCTCGCCTTCAGCGCGATGGTCGCCATCATCCTCGCGCTGGTCGTGGTGGTGTACACGACCATCGTCAAGGTCTCCGTCACCGCCGAGGGCGACACCGAAAGCCACAAGGTGCTGATCGCCGTGCGCACCCTGGAGGGTGACATGGCCGACCTGGAGACGGGGCAGCGCGGCTTCCTCATCACCGGCGACGACAAGTTCCTGGAGCCCTACAACATGGCCCGGTTGAGCGTGTCGCAGAGCCTGGACACCATCCGCCAGCTCACCCAGAGCGACCACCGCCAGCAGGAGCGCCAGCAGGAGATCCGCGACCTCTTGCAGCAGTGGATCTCCCAGCACCTGGAGCCGCTCATCGCCCAGCGCCGCGAGGTCAGCGCGGGCCGTGGCGACATGGCGCAGCTCATCGCGGTGGAGCAGTCCGCGCGCGGCAAGCAGACCGCGGACCGCATCCGGATGCAGCTCACCAAGCTGGGGGAGGATGAGACGGCCCTGCTCCAGGAGCGCACCACTCGCACCGCGGGCATGGTGGTGGACCTGTACGACATGATCATCATGGGGGGCGCCCTGGGCGTGGTGCTCGCCGCCCTGCTGTCCTACTTCCTCACCCGCAGCATCGTGCATCCCTTGACGGAGGCCGTGCGGGTGACGGCGCAGGTGACGGCGGGCGACCTCACCGCGAACATCGTCGCCCGGGGCACGGACGAGACGGGCCGGATGATGGGCAGCATGCGGGAGATGATCCAGCGGCTGTCGGGTGTCATCAGCGAGGTGCGCGGCGCCGCGGGCTCGCTGTCGTCCGCGTCCCTCCAGGTGGCGTCCGCCGCGCAGGGCCTGTCGCAGGGCACCAGCTCCCAGGCGGCCTCCGTGGAGGAGACCACCGCCAGCCTGGAGCAGCTCAACGTGAGCATCCGCCAGAACTCGGAGAACAGCCGGGAGATGGAGCAGACGGCCGTGAAGGGCGCCCGGGACGCGGAGGAGAGCGGCCGCGCGGTGAAGGAGACCGTGGAGGCGATGAACGCCATCGCGGAGCGCATCTCCATCGTGGAGGAGATCGCCTACCAGACGAACCTGCTCGCGCTGAACGCCGCCGTGGAGGCCGCGCGCGCGGGTGAGCACGGCCGGGGCTTCTCCGTCGTGGCCACGGAGGTGCGCAAGCTGGCGGAGCGCAGCCAGAAGGCCGCGAAGGAGATTGGCGGCCTGGCCACCTCCAGCGTGAAGGTCGCCGAGCGCAGCGGGCAGCTCTTGACGGAGCTGGTGCCCGCCATCCGCCGCACGTCGGAGCTGGTGCAGCAGGTGGCCAACGCCTCGCGCGAGCAGTCCATCGGCGTGTCTCAGATGAACCGCGCCATGACGCAGGTGGATCAAGTCACCCAGCGCAACGCTTCCGCCGCGGAGGAGCTGTCCTCCACCGCGGAGGAGATGGCCACCCAGGCCGAGTCGCTCCTGCAGATGATGACCTTCTTCCGGCTGATGGAGGGCTTCAGCTACAACGCCCCCGCCATGCCGCGCCCGCAGGCCCCCCGGCCGCAGATGTCGCCCGTCCGGGGCCTCCAGGCGGCCGCGCAGGGGCCGCTCGCCACGTCCACGAATGGGGCGCTGTCCCGGCTCCAGAACGGCGCGGAAGCGCCGGCTCCCCATGACTTCCAGCGGTTCTAG
- a CDS encoding chemotaxis protein CheA, which translates to MTTGPGDIPSETAAEWQKVLAVFADEAEGLVSSMEENLIALEVSPADGLLPGILRGAHTLKGAAASLGFQAVTDYTHGVEDLLQALLDGRLALDETRVSLLLGAVDHLRELCQASLAGVDSLGAVHQAHLSRLREGIVAGAPTEALPIPAALPRMPEARSTARTRVRMDMERLDRIVTLTAELSVARGRMAQFLARAEDSGASWEDALTQQREMDPLFEALQEEVMKVRMVPVGPLFRQHLRTVRDLARSQQKLAQLELEGEDATLDTAVLDALRDPLLHLLRNALDHGIETPDERRAAGKDPRGRLRLKAYHDAGSVVVELSDDGRGIQRERVRERAKQRGLVAAPERLRDDELLRLIFEPGFSTATEVTELSGRGVGMDVVRRDIEALRGSVSIQSQDGQGTTLTLRLPLTLAVIQGFAMGVGDQVYVVPIEGVQECMEVPAQERTAEASGVLSLRGQPLPYLRLRQVFSLGGGTPARENVVVLKHPDGVIGLAVDELQGEGQRVIRPLGRLFQGIPGISGSTILGDGRVGLLLDTPALVRRAILHASESAPGLPSPLETPSPANAPRAP; encoded by the coding sequence GTGACGACGGGTCCGGGGGACATCCCGTCAGAAACCGCCGCGGAATGGCAGAAGGTGCTGGCCGTCTTCGCGGATGAAGCGGAGGGGCTGGTCTCCTCCATGGAAGAGAACCTCATCGCGCTGGAGGTCTCTCCCGCGGATGGGTTGCTCCCGGGCATCCTGCGCGGAGCCCACACGCTCAAGGGCGCGGCGGCGTCGCTCGGCTTCCAGGCCGTGACGGACTACACGCACGGCGTCGAGGACCTCCTCCAGGCCCTGCTCGACGGACGCCTCGCGCTGGATGAGACGCGGGTGTCGCTGCTGCTCGGCGCGGTGGATCACCTCCGCGAGCTGTGCCAGGCGTCGCTCGCGGGCGTGGACTCGCTGGGCGCGGTGCACCAGGCCCATCTCTCCCGGCTGCGCGAGGGCATCGTCGCGGGGGCTCCCACGGAGGCGCTGCCCATCCCCGCCGCGCTGCCGCGCATGCCGGAGGCGCGGAGCACGGCGCGGACCCGCGTGCGCATGGACATGGAGCGCCTGGACCGCATCGTCACGCTCACCGCGGAGCTGTCCGTGGCGCGCGGGCGGATGGCGCAGTTCCTGGCGCGCGCGGAGGACTCCGGCGCCAGTTGGGAGGACGCGCTCACCCAGCAGCGGGAGATGGATCCGCTCTTCGAGGCGCTCCAGGAAGAGGTGATGAAGGTGCGGATGGTCCCGGTGGGGCCGCTGTTCCGTCAGCACCTGCGCACCGTGCGCGACCTGGCCCGCTCCCAGCAGAAGCTGGCCCAACTGGAGCTGGAGGGCGAGGACGCCACGCTGGACACCGCGGTGCTGGACGCCTTGCGCGACCCGCTGCTCCACCTCCTGCGCAACGCGCTGGACCACGGCATCGAGACGCCGGACGAGCGGCGCGCCGCGGGCAAGGACCCCCGGGGCCGCCTGCGGCTCAAGGCCTACCATGACGCCGGTAGCGTCGTGGTGGAGCTGTCCGACGACGGCCGGGGCATCCAGCGCGAACGGGTGCGCGAGCGCGCGAAGCAGAGGGGGCTGGTGGCGGCGCCCGAGCGGCTGCGCGACGACGAGCTGTTGCGCCTCATCTTCGAGCCCGGCTTCTCCACGGCGACGGAGGTGACGGAGCTGTCCGGCCGCGGCGTGGGCATGGACGTGGTGCGCCGGGACATCGAGGCCCTGCGCGGCTCCGTGTCCATCCAGAGCCAGGACGGGCAGGGCACCACGCTGACGCTGCGGCTGCCCCTCACGCTCGCCGTCATCCAGGGCTTCGCCATGGGCGTGGGGGACCAGGTGTACGTGGTCCCCATCGAAGGCGTGCAGGAGTGCATGGAGGTCCCCGCCCAGGAGCGCACGGCGGAGGCGTCCGGCGTGCTGTCGCTGCGGGGCCAGCCGCTGCCGTACCTGCGGCTGCGCCAGGTCTTCTCCCTGGGCGGCGGCACGCCGGCCCGGGAGAACGTGGTCGTCCTCAAGCACCCGGACGGCGTCATCGGGCTGGCGGTGGATGAGCTCCAGGGCGAGGGCCAGCGGGTCATCCGGCCCCTGGGGCGCCTCTTCCAGGGCATCCCCGGCATCTCCGGCTCCACCATCCTGGGCGACGGCCGGGTGGGGCTCCTGCTGGACACGCCCGCGCTGGTGCGCAGGGCCATCCTCCACGCCTCCGAGTCCGCGCCCGGTCTTCCTTCCCCCCTGGAAACCCCTTCTCCCGCGAACGCCCCCCGGGCGCCGTAG